Proteins encoded in a region of the Flavobacterium sp. MDT1-60 genome:
- the trxA gene encoding thioredoxin, giving the protein MALAITDATFDEVVLKSDKPVMVDFWAAWCGPCRMVGPIIDQLSDEYAGKVVVGKVDVDANQEFAAKYGVRNIPTVLVFHNGEVVGKQVGVAPKQTYADSLDALL; this is encoded by the coding sequence ATGGCATTAGCAATAACAGATGCTACTTTTGACGAAGTAGTTTTAAAATCAGATAAACCAGTAATGGTAGATTTTTGGGCAGCATGGTGCGGTCCTTGTAGAATGGTTGGACCAATCATTGACCAATTAAGCGACGAATACGCAGGTAAAGTTGTTGTTGGTAAAGTAGATGTAGATGCTAACCAGGAATTCGCTGCAAAATATGGTGTGCGTAACATACCGACCGTTTTGGTTTTTCATAACGGTGAAGTAGTAGGTAAACAAGTAGGAGTTGCTCCGAAACAAACTTACGCAGATAGTTTAGACGCTTTGTTGTA
- a CDS encoding AsmA family protein, with amino-acid sequence MRETLHKMQLFLQSVRFKKYAKRFGFFVLALIALVLLAGGGLSIYFNRNKTEIMAKINTKINDNINGDFHIGDFQYKFLTGLPNFTLALKDVELKDKQWKTHKHTLLKAKEIEVRLNVWSLLQKEISIHKILINDAQIYLYKAENGYSNSDIFKPKKKKSPEDKTDTETTIDQIDLSKVHFILDNHVGHKLFDFDVASLKSKVNYDGDDWETDVFLDTQIASLAFNTIHGSFAKQKQLKGTFAVSYSAERQKIDVKTDGLKIGSDSFDIVAFFNLAKGSALFGINISTTILWRNASNLLSANISSKLNHFNLKKEIDVNCDIKGDFNAEGDPRIVVQAEVHNNELSIPDGLLTDCNFKGIFTNNFKPKEGFSDANSAVILTRFSAKYRNVPLKIAQLSINNLEKPLATGIVNSDFDLPVFNEESTEKWIHFTEGHATINLKFQFDIVNLYITKPRFIGNVDVKNVSFHFIPKNIHAEKINVQLEFTQEALIINKIAYKNKNNTIFIDGRINNFLNLYYDAPEKMVVNWNIYCPSIDVRQFLGVLATSQKKKVTSKKPSMSHQLRTAIEKCIVDINLKADKITYNKLTATNTKAQIQMIDSRLVIKNGSLQTCGGSINFNTTLSPNGKNYNFTSNAQVNKVDITSFLKSFNNFGIKSFTPNNIHGQLTSKADVTGSINSNGELIPNSAHGNLAFNVSHGALVNFEPIMKVGKFAFPFRDVENITFSDLSGDFKLRGELVDVKKLTISSSVLNLDAEGIYSFGRGTNMALTIPLRNSKDDAQLATKAERDAVRDRGIVLHLIAVDDGGKMKIKWGKKDKGKNRKER; translated from the coding sequence ATGAGAGAAACTTTACATAAAATGCAACTTTTTTTGCAATCGGTTCGTTTTAAAAAATACGCTAAACGTTTTGGCTTTTTTGTTTTAGCCCTTATCGCATTAGTGTTACTTGCCGGTGGCGGACTGTCCATTTATTTTAATCGGAACAAAACCGAAATAATGGCGAAAATCAATACCAAAATCAACGACAATATAAACGGTGATTTTCATATTGGCGATTTTCAGTATAAATTTTTAACCGGTTTACCCAATTTCACTTTAGCGTTAAAAGATGTCGAACTCAAAGACAAACAATGGAAAACCCACAAACATACTTTACTAAAAGCCAAAGAAATAGAAGTGCGTTTAAACGTTTGGAGTTTGCTGCAAAAGGAAATCAGCATTCATAAAATCCTGATCAACGACGCCCAGATTTATCTTTATAAAGCCGAAAATGGGTATTCAAATTCGGATATTTTTAAACCGAAAAAGAAAAAATCTCCCGAAGATAAAACCGATACTGAAACCACAATTGATCAGATCGACCTCAGCAAAGTTCATTTTATTTTAGACAATCATGTTGGGCATAAATTATTTGATTTTGATGTCGCCAGCCTAAAATCAAAAGTAAATTACGATGGAGACGATTGGGAAACTGATGTTTTTTTAGACACTCAAATTGCCAGTTTGGCGTTTAATACCATTCACGGAAGCTTTGCCAAACAAAAACAACTCAAAGGTACTTTCGCGGTTTCCTATTCGGCAGAAAGACAAAAAATAGACGTTAAAACAGATGGTCTAAAAATTGGATCTGATTCCTTTGATATTGTGGCTTTTTTCAATTTAGCTAAAGGCAGCGCGTTGTTCGGAATCAATATCAGCACTACGATTTTATGGCGAAACGCTTCCAATTTATTATCCGCAAACATCAGTTCGAAGCTGAATCACTTTAATTTAAAAAAAGAAATCGATGTGAATTGTGACATCAAAGGCGATTTTAATGCCGAAGGCGATCCGCGAATTGTCGTTCAGGCCGAAGTGCACAATAACGAACTGAGCATTCCCGATGGATTATTGACTGATTGTAATTTCAAAGGAATTTTCACCAATAACTTCAAGCCAAAGGAAGGTTTTAGCGATGCGAATTCGGCTGTAATTCTAACGCGTTTTTCTGCCAAATACAGAAACGTGCCGCTTAAAATTGCGCAGTTATCGATCAACAATCTCGAAAAACCATTGGCAACCGGAATCGTGAATTCTGATTTTGACCTTCCTGTTTTTAATGAAGAAAGCACCGAAAAATGGATTCATTTTACCGAAGGTCACGCCACAATAAACCTTAAATTTCAGTTTGATATTGTCAATTTATACATTACCAAACCGCGTTTTATTGGCAATGTCGACGTTAAAAATGTCTCTTTCCATTTCATTCCTAAAAACATTCATGCCGAAAAAATCAACGTGCAGCTTGAGTTTACACAAGAGGCTCTGATCATTAATAAAATTGCCTACAAAAATAAAAACAACACCATTTTTATAGACGGAAGAATCAATAATTTCCTCAATCTCTATTACGATGCTCCCGAAAAAATGGTCGTAAACTGGAATATCTATTGCCCAAGTATCGATGTCAGACAGTTTCTGGGCGTTCTGGCTACTTCTCAAAAAAAGAAAGTGACTTCAAAAAAACCATCTATGTCGCATCAATTGCGAACTGCCATCGAAAAATGTATTGTCGACATTAACCTCAAAGCAGATAAAATCACGTACAATAAATTGACCGCAACCAACACCAAAGCGCAAATCCAGATGATCGATTCCCGACTTGTGATCAAAAACGGTTCACTACAAACATGTGGCGGAAGTATTAATTTTAACACCACGCTTTCGCCAAATGGCAAAAACTATAATTTCACTTCCAACGCGCAGGTCAATAAGGTGGATATTACGAGCTTTTTAAAGTCATTTAACAACTTCGGAATCAAATCATTTACGCCAAATAATATCCACGGACAGCTCACCAGCAAAGCCGATGTAACCGGTTCAATCAACAGCAACGGCGAATTGATCCCAAATTCGGCACACGGAAATCTGGCTTTCAATGTCAGTCACGGCGCTTTAGTAAACTTTGAACCTATTATGAAAGTGGGGAAATTTGCGTTTCCGTTTCGCGATGTCGAAAACATCACCTTCAGCGATTTATCCGGCGATTTCAAACTGCGTGGTGAACTCGTCGATGTAAAAAAACTCACCATAAGCTCCAGCGTGTTAAACCTCGATGCCGAAGGTATTTATTCCTTTGGCCGTGGCACCAATATGGCGCTCACCATCCCACTCCGAAACTCCAAAGACGACGCCCAACTCGCCACCAAAGCCGAACGCGACGCCGTCCGCGACCGCGGAATTGTCCTGCATTTAATTGCTGTGGATGATGGCGGGAAAATGAAAATTAAGTGGGGGAAGAAGGATAAGGGGAAGAATAGGAAAGAGAGATAA
- a CDS encoding very short patch repair endonuclease, translating to MEYSENRIKVLRFEESNGFYTTPQRSKLMAKIKSKDTKPEILFRKELWNAGIRYRKHNKKLPGNPDIVNKKLKLVIFIDGEFWHGFNWEEKKKKIKSNRDFWIPKIERNMQRDIENNIKLKNIGYKVFRFWEHDVKKESQKCIQLICSYLNDF from the coding sequence ATGGAATATTCTGAAAATAGAATAAAAGTTTTGCGATTTGAAGAGTCTAATGGTTTTTACACTACTCCTCAAAGAAGCAAACTTATGGCTAAAATCAAATCCAAAGACACAAAACCTGAAATATTATTTAGAAAAGAGTTATGGAATGCTGGAATAAGATATCGAAAACACAATAAAAAACTTCCTGGAAATCCTGATATAGTTAATAAGAAACTTAAACTAGTTATTTTTATTGATGGTGAATTTTGGCATGGGTTCAATTGGGAAGAAAAGAAAAAAAAGATAAAGTCAAACCGAGACTTTTGGATCCCTAAAATAGAAAGAAATATGCAAAGGGATATCGAAAATAATATCAAGCTTAAAAATATAGGATATAAAGTTTTTCGCTTTTGGGAACATGACGTAAAAAAAGAAAGTCAAAAATGTATTCAGTTAATTTGCTCTTATCTAAATGATTTTTAA
- the dcm gene encoding DNA (cytosine-5-)-methyltransferase gives MVMSDYISLSEASELLGKSKETLRRWDNEGKLNAVREPMSNYRMYKKSEINTLFSSFIDDTIQETVSNYVIPENNYTVLELFAGAGGLAIGMEKAGLKCVALNEIDKWACETLRTNRPNWNVLEGDIKQFNFSEYHNTVDVVTGGFPCQAFSYAGKKLGLADARGTLFYEFARAVKEVNPPICIGENVRGLLNHDNGKTLQGMISILDEIGYNVVPVQVLKAINFNVPQKRERLILVGIRKDIDLKYEYPKPYKKIYNLKDALKKGDLFDCDVPNSGGSKYPKSKIDVLKLVPQKGYWRDLPIEIQKEFMGGSFYLGGGKTGIARRIGWDEPCLTLTCSPAQKQTERCHPEETRPFTVREYARIQTFPDEWGFSGSIAQQYKQIGNAVPVNLGKEVGYSIVKFLNQYYNLSKPK, from the coding sequence TTGGTTATGAGTGATTATATTTCATTGTCTGAAGCATCAGAATTGTTAGGAAAGAGTAAAGAGACTTTGAGACGTTGGGATAATGAAGGGAAATTAAATGCTGTACGTGAACCTATGAGCAATTATAGAATGTACAAAAAATCAGAAATTAACACTCTTTTTTCAAGTTTCATAGATGATACTATACAAGAAACCGTTTCAAATTATGTAATCCCCGAAAACAATTATACTGTTCTTGAACTTTTCGCTGGCGCTGGCGGCTTAGCCATTGGAATGGAAAAAGCTGGATTAAAATGTGTGGCTTTAAATGAAATAGACAAGTGGGCATGTGAAACTTTAAGAACCAACAGACCAAACTGGAATGTTCTTGAAGGAGATATAAAACAGTTTAATTTTTCAGAATATCATAATACCGTAGATGTTGTTACTGGCGGTTTCCCATGTCAAGCATTTAGTTATGCAGGAAAAAAACTTGGCTTGGCTGATGCTAGAGGGACATTATTTTATGAATTTGCAAGAGCAGTAAAAGAAGTAAATCCACCAATTTGTATAGGAGAAAATGTACGAGGGTTATTAAATCATGACAATGGCAAGACCCTTCAAGGAATGATTTCTATTTTAGATGAAATTGGATACAATGTTGTTCCTGTACAAGTCTTAAAAGCAATTAATTTTAATGTCCCACAGAAAAGGGAAAGATTAATCTTGGTTGGAATTAGAAAAGATATTGATTTGAAATATGAATATCCAAAGCCTTATAAGAAAATTTACAACTTAAAAGATGCATTAAAGAAGGGTGATTTATTTGATTGTGATGTTCCAAATTCAGGAGGTTCAAAATATCCTAAAAGTAAAATTGACGTTTTAAAATTAGTTCCTCAAAAAGGGTATTGGAGAGATTTACCAATTGAAATTCAGAAAGAATTTATGGGTGGTAGTTTTTATCTTGGAGGAGGAAAAACAGGAATTGCTAGAAGAATTGGTTGGGATGAACCTTGCCTAACATTAACTTGCAGTCCTGCGCAAAAGCAAACGGAAAGATGCCATCCAGAAGAGACAAGACCATTTACAGTTCGCGAATATGCGAGGATTCAAACATTTCCTGATGAATGGGGATTTTCAGGATCGATTGCCCAGCAATACAAACAGATTGGAAATGCGGTTCCCGTTAACTTAGGAAAGGAAGTTGGATATTCTATTGTGAAATTTTTAAATCAATACTATAATTTATCAAAACCTAAGTAA
- a CDS encoding Eco47II family restriction endonuclease: MANKYLNFISDEHFLLCISNLHKSYVKAKKNITKKKFYNNKVDTIKLTLDSKFNDIEEESLIQSEILRQIDKSINNSIGTFHEQILGGINGYEIGNLSGFDIKATNDTLFADIKNKHNTMNSSSSEALFQKLARYADTYKKANCYWVQILAKNSFNTLWHGDINGKEYSHSRVYRISGDKFYALLTGQEDALFQLYQKLPVAIDDYLNSITRDQTLSENTAIKEIKAITDSSKRSLLDQITFESYGYYLGFDKL; encoded by the coding sequence ATGGCAAATAAATATTTAAATTTCATATCTGATGAGCATTTCTTATTGTGCATTTCTAATTTACATAAATCATATGTGAAAGCTAAAAAGAATATTACTAAGAAGAAGTTTTATAATAATAAAGTAGATACTATAAAGTTAACTTTGGATTCAAAGTTCAATGACATAGAAGAAGAGAGTCTTATTCAATCGGAAATATTGAGGCAGATAGATAAATCAATAAACAATTCAATTGGAACATTTCATGAGCAAATTTTGGGCGGAATAAATGGTTATGAAATTGGGAATTTAAGTGGATTTGATATAAAGGCGACTAATGATACATTATTTGCAGATATTAAAAATAAGCATAATACAATGAATAGTAGTTCGTCTGAAGCTCTTTTTCAGAAACTTGCTAGATATGCCGATACTTATAAAAAGGCAAATTGCTATTGGGTTCAAATTTTAGCTAAAAATAGTTTTAATACTTTATGGCATGGAGACATCAATGGGAAAGAATACAGTCACTCACGTGTTTATCGAATTTCAGGTGATAAGTTCTATGCTTTGCTTACTGGTCAAGAGGATGCTCTTTTTCAATTATATCAAAAATTGCCTGTTGCTATTGATGATTATTTAAATTCAATTACCAGAGATCAAACATTGAGTGAAAATACAGCAATAAAGGAAATAAAAGCTATAACAGATTCTTCAAAAAGAAGTCTTTTAGATCAAATTACTTTTGAGAGCTACGGTTATTACTTAGGTTTTGATAAATTATAG
- a CDS encoding DUF3883 domain-containing protein translates to MTQNSNKHENYEVLNLIGYGLSKFDKLFIKEFGFTTQTSFFQYFVKIGLAETPSVVKNRMDIFDPFFPNERKGWWQKGNAYLHRKHLIDSLFGNENVKSYADIVKLYLKENYKIKELYVEVKPIVKSRFKKLQETGLEAELYFINNYNEISNFKNGILEDARLYGDGYDFQINVNESSFLAEVKGIREKRGKFRLTEKEFLMASEYKNDYIIALVLNMNDSPNFLTIENPIGNLKFEERTIRSKEIKEYHLISDIN, encoded by the coding sequence ATGACTCAAAATAGCAATAAACATGAAAATTATGAAGTTCTAAATTTGATTGGTTATGGATTATCTAAATTTGATAAGCTATTCATAAAGGAGTTTGGTTTTACCACACAAACTAGTTTTTTTCAATATTTTGTAAAAATTGGACTAGCCGAAACGCCAAGCGTTGTAAAAAATAGAATGGACATATTTGACCCCTTTTTTCCAAATGAAAGAAAAGGTTGGTGGCAAAAAGGTAATGCATACCTTCACAGAAAACATTTAATTGACAGTTTATTTGGCAATGAAAATGTAAAAAGCTATGCCGATATCGTAAAATTATACTTAAAGGAAAATTACAAGATAAAAGAACTTTATGTTGAAGTTAAACCAATCGTAAAATCAAGATTTAAAAAACTTCAAGAAACAGGTTTAGAAGCCGAGTTATACTTTATAAATAATTACAATGAAATTTCTAACTTTAAGAATGGAATTTTAGAAGATGCAAGATTATACGGAGATGGTTATGATTTTCAAATTAATGTTAATGAAAGTTCATTTTTAGCAGAAGTTAAAGGAATTAGGGAGAAAAGAGGAAAGTTTAGATTAACTGAAAAAGAGTTTTTAATGGCTTCAGAATATAAAAATGATTATATTATTGCTTTAGTTTTAAACATGAATGATTCACCAAATTTTTTGACAATTGAAAATCCTATTGGTAATTTAAAATTTGAAGAAAGAACTATAAGATCTAAAGAAATTAAAGAATATCATTTAATTTCAGATATTAATTGA
- a CDS encoding HPF/RaiA family ribosome-associated protein, whose amino-acid sequence MKIQINTDKNIEGHERLEAYFSGELEKGLTRFEEKITRVEVHFGDENGEKFSLNDKKCVIEVRTAKLQPITVTEHSDTLEKAFSGALAKAKKTLTTTFEKQKTF is encoded by the coding sequence ATGAAAATTCAAATCAATACCGATAAAAACATCGAAGGACACGAAAGATTAGAAGCTTATTTTTCTGGAGAATTAGAAAAAGGGCTTACCCGTTTTGAAGAAAAAATTACCCGCGTTGAGGTTCATTTCGGAGATGAAAATGGCGAGAAATTCAGCTTGAACGATAAAAAATGCGTAATCGAAGTCCGCACAGCAAAACTACAACCCATAACCGTTACAGAACACTCTGATACACTTGAAAAAGCTTTTAGTGGCGCTTTGGCCAAAGCCAAAAAAACATTAACGACTACTTTCGAAAAGCAAAAAACTTTTTAA
- a CDS encoding nuclear transport factor 2 family protein, with amino-acid sequence MKKTILLLLFVTTFLNAQNAEKEKVNKTLDAWHKAAADVKFDDYFNAMTEDAIFIGTDATENWIKPDFQIWAKPFFKSGKTWNFTALERHIFFDKTGNVAWFDELLNTQMKICRGSGVLVKVGKEWKIQHYVLSMTVPNDEVSAAIKIKAPIEDALIDKLKKK; translated from the coding sequence ATGAAAAAAACCATCTTACTTTTATTATTTGTTACTACTTTTCTAAATGCACAAAACGCGGAAAAAGAAAAAGTCAACAAAACACTCGATGCCTGGCACAAAGCGGCCGCCGATGTGAAATTTGATGACTATTTTAATGCAATGACGGAAGATGCGATTTTCATTGGGACGGATGCTACAGAAAACTGGATCAAACCAGACTTTCAAATCTGGGCGAAACCTTTTTTCAAAAGTGGCAAAACATGGAATTTCACCGCATTGGAACGTCATATCTTTTTTGACAAAACCGGAAATGTTGCCTGGTTTGATGAATTGCTGAATACGCAAATGAAAATTTGTCGCGGTTCTGGTGTTTTGGTGAAAGTGGGAAAAGAATGGAAAATTCAGCATTATGTTTTATCAATGACCGTTCCGAATGATGAAGTTAGTGCGGCAATTAAAATAAAAGCGCCAATCGAAGACGCTTTGATTGATAAGCTTAAGAAAAAATAA
- a CDS encoding ammonium transporter, whose translation MKIERRWIISFIIISLVCITGAFWPTVTENNYVLSEFGTIDQIVPADVAWMLTSCCLVLIMTPGLSFFYGGMVGKKNVISTMLQSFICLGVVTLLWVTVGFSLAFGDPVGFGSGEHFYSFFGNPTTFAFMDYVNILPHKKLASTIPFMLFALFQMKFAIIAPAIITGSFAERVRFISYLIFISLFTIFIYAPLCHAVWYPTGVLGSYFGVKDFAGGTVVHMSSGFAALAGVIVLGKRKNSDHIPTNIPFVLLGTGMLWFGWFGFNAGSALAANGTAAMAFATTTTSSAAAMLTWVFFDRMNGRKVSALGACIGAVVGLVAITPAAGYVSVPESMFFGFVTALVSNSVVNCRFSKRFDDTLDVFACHGVGGIMGMILTAIFAHGEDASLLHGGWNVFGHHMMALVLVSIFTFFGAYFLFKVTNFIIPLRVSEESEHIGLDLSQHDETLDPKSKPITEPHYG comes from the coding sequence ATGAAAATAGAAAGACGCTGGATCATTTCCTTTATTATTATAAGTTTAGTTTGTATTACGGGTGCATTTTGGCCAACAGTTACGGAGAACAATTATGTTTTATCAGAATTTGGCACTATCGATCAAATTGTTCCTGCCGACGTTGCCTGGATGTTAACTTCATGTTGTCTCGTTTTAATCATGACGCCGGGATTATCGTTTTTCTATGGCGGAATGGTAGGCAAGAAAAATGTCATTTCTACCATGTTGCAAAGTTTCATCTGTCTGGGCGTTGTAACACTTTTATGGGTTACGGTTGGTTTTAGTCTGGCTTTTGGAGATCCTGTAGGTTTTGGATCTGGAGAACATTTTTACAGCTTCTTCGGGAATCCGACCACTTTTGCCTTTATGGATTACGTTAATATTTTACCACATAAAAAATTAGCGAGCACGATTCCGTTTATGCTTTTTGCTTTGTTCCAAATGAAATTTGCCATTATTGCTCCGGCTATTATTACGGGTTCATTTGCAGAGCGCGTTCGTTTTATCTCCTATTTAATTTTCATCAGTTTATTTACCATTTTCATATACGCTCCTTTGTGTCATGCCGTTTGGTATCCGACCGGAGTTTTAGGAAGTTATTTTGGCGTTAAAGATTTCGCCGGAGGAACTGTAGTACACATGAGTTCAGGATTCGCTGCGCTTGCCGGAGTTATCGTTTTAGGAAAAAGAAAAAACAGTGATCATATACCAACCAATATTCCGTTTGTATTATTAGGAACGGGAATGCTTTGGTTTGGCTGGTTCGGATTCAACGCTGGTTCTGCACTTGCAGCCAACGGAACTGCCGCAATGGCTTTTGCAACCACAACCACTTCATCGGCAGCAGCCATGTTAACCTGGGTTTTCTTTGACCGAATGAACGGCAGAAAAGTTTCGGCTTTAGGTGCTTGTATTGGTGCTGTAGTAGGTTTAGTTGCCATTACTCCTGCTGCAGGATATGTATCAGTACCTGAAAGTATGTTCTTTGGATTCGTTACCGCTTTGGTTTCAAACTCTGTTGTAAACTGTCGTTTCTCAAAAAGATTTGATGATACGCTGGACGTTTTTGCCTGTCACGGTGTTGGCGGAATTATGGGAATGATTCTGACTGCTATTTTTGCTCACGGTGAAGACGCGAGCTTGTTACACGGAGGATGGAATGTTTTTGGACATCATATGATGGCGTTGGTACTGGTTTCTATTTTTACTTTCTTCGGAGCTTATTTCCTATTCAAAGTAACGAACTTTATAATCCCACTAAGAGTTTCAGAAGAATCAGAACACATCGGATTGGATTTATCACAACACGATGAAACACTTGATCCAAAATCAAAACCCATTACGGAACCTCATTACGGGTAA
- the trmB gene encoding tRNA (guanosine(46)-N7)-methyltransferase TrmB, translated as MGSKNKLKRFRENETFQNVFQPTREEVVGDLMPLKGKWNSDFFKNDNPLVLELGCGKGEYSVGLAERYPNKNFIGIDIKGARFWRGAKTAVETGLHNVAFIRTQIELINHIFADNEVDEIWITFPDPQIKYKRTKHRMTNSEFLKLYKKILKKDGVVNLKTDSEFMHGYTLGLLHGEGHEVLYANHNVYTNEGSPEEVTAFQTFYEKQYLEINKAITYIRFKIKD; from the coding sequence GTGGGAAGTAAAAATAAACTAAAAAGATTCAGAGAAAACGAAACATTTCAAAACGTTTTTCAACCAACCAGAGAAGAAGTTGTAGGCGATTTAATGCCTTTAAAAGGAAAATGGAATTCTGATTTCTTTAAAAATGACAATCCATTAGTTTTAGAATTAGGATGTGGAAAAGGAGAATATTCTGTTGGATTAGCAGAAAGATATCCCAACAAAAATTTTATCGGAATCGATATTAAAGGAGCCCGTTTCTGGAGAGGTGCCAAAACTGCTGTTGAAACTGGTCTTCATAATGTTGCTTTTATTCGAACTCAAATCGAATTGATCAATCATATTTTTGCTGATAATGAAGTAGACGAAATCTGGATTACTTTTCCGGATCCGCAAATCAAATACAAAAGGACAAAACACAGAATGACGAATTCTGAGTTTTTGAAATTATATAAAAAAATCCTTAAAAAAGACGGTGTCGTAAACCTTAAAACCGACAGCGAATTCATGCACGGTTATACCCTTGGATTGCTTCATGGTGAAGGCCACGAAGTTTTGTATGCAAATCATAATGTTTACACAAATGAAGGAAGTCCGGAAGAAGTAACTGCTTTTCAGACCTTTTATGAAAAACAATATTTAGAAATTAACAAGGCAATTACGTATATTCGTTTCAAAATTAAAGACTAA
- a CDS encoding LysE family transporter: MALLTPLLSGFIAAFIGIIPPGLINMTAAKVNLKEGKKNALWFVAGALLVIFFQVYVALLFAHVIDNRPDVVTLLREVGFVIFSILTIYFLFIAKEPKTKKKSKIKKSSKKSRFFLGMLLSGLNFFPIPYYVLVSVTLASYHLFVFENNIIFTFVMGSVLGSFAALYSYIGFFGKIEKKTDYLMRNMNTIIGSITGLVAVVTLFNILNYYFG, from the coding sequence ATGGCATTACTTACTCCATTACTTTCAGGTTTTATTGCCGCTTTCATTGGGATTATTCCACCTGGTTTAATCAACATGACCGCAGCAAAAGTAAATTTGAAAGAAGGAAAAAAGAATGCTTTGTGGTTTGTTGCCGGTGCGCTTTTGGTTATTTTTTTTCAGGTTTATGTGGCACTTTTATTTGCACATGTTATTGATAATCGCCCTGATGTTGTAACGTTGCTGCGCGAAGTAGGATTTGTAATTTTTTCAATCTTGACGATATACTTTTTATTTATTGCTAAAGAACCGAAAACCAAAAAGAAATCAAAAATCAAAAAGAGCAGTAAAAAAAGTCGTTTCTTTTTAGGAATGCTGCTTTCAGGCTTAAACTTTTTCCCGATTCCCTATTATGTGTTGGTAAGTGTTACTTTAGCATCTTACCATCTTTTCGTGTTTGAAAACAATATCATTTTTACTTTTGTAATGGGTTCTGTTTTGGGTTCGTTTGCTGCTTTGTACAGTTATATTGGCTTCTTCGGAAAAATAGAAAAGAAAACCGATTACCTAATGCGCAACATGAATACTATTATTGGAAGCATTACGGGGTTAGTTGCTGTGGTTACTCTTTTCAATATTTTGAATTACTATTTTGGGTAA
- a CDS encoding MGMT family protein, which translates to MAEDNFFERVYEIARQIPYGKVTSYGAIAKALGTARSARMVGWAMNACHNRDDVPAHRVVNRKGLLTGKHHFDGTNLMQQLLESEGIEVVNNQIIDLEKHFWQPEISTI; encoded by the coding sequence ATGGCTGAAGATAATTTTTTTGAAAGAGTTTATGAGATCGCCAGACAAATTCCGTACGGGAAAGTAACTTCTTATGGTGCTATTGCAAAGGCCTTAGGAACCGCTCGCTCTGCCCGTATGGTGGGCTGGGCGATGAACGCCTGTCATAATAGGGATGATGTTCCGGCGCACAGAGTCGTAAACCGAAAAGGACTTCTAACCGGAAAACATCATTTTGACGGAACCAATTTAATGCAGCAACTTCTCGAAAGCGAAGGCATTGAAGTCGTGAACAATCAAATTATTGATTTGGAAAAACACTTTTGGCAACCGGAAATTTCCACCATATAA